Within the Salvia hispanica cultivar TCC Black 2014 chromosome 4, UniMelb_Shisp_WGS_1.0, whole genome shotgun sequence genome, the region TATCTACCCACAATAAAAAGCAACGGctccaaaaaattcaatttgcTTTTACCACTATTTGACGACTTATTACTATCGCGGCTGCGCGTGGTGGACCTTTTAAATCGTGGTTCCATTTACCACTTATTCCCAAATTCGTTACGCTTCATCTCCCTCACAATTATTTATTCGCtcccaaaattataaaaaaaatcattttccaaTGAAAGCTCTGTCGCTCTCCATCTCCGTCTCCTTCTCCACAGCCACACCCTCTGCCCTAAATAAATCTCTCTCCCCTTCCACcattctcctctctctctcatccaGATTCTTCTCCTCGCCGCTTTTCCCGCCACACAACCGCTCCATGGCCACTTGCGTCCACTCCTCCACCGCCACCACAACTCCCCCCCGCACCGCTCAATCCGTCGACACCTACGCCATCTGCTGCAGACCTAATTTCGCCGATCGCGTGCAACCAAAAACGGTTCTGGTCGCCGATTTGTGGCTGCGGATGAGGGAGGAGGCCAGGTTAGATATTGAGCAGGAACCGATTTTGTCTAGCTACTATTATACTTCGATTCTGTGCCACGATTCGATCGAATCAGCTCTCGCGAGTCACCTCTCGATCAAATTGAGCAACCACAGCCTCCCCAGCGGCATCCTCCACGATTTAATTTTAGGGATTTTAGTCGAAAATGGGGAAATAATTAGGGCGGTGGTTGATGATCTGAGGGCGGTGAAGGAGCGGGACCCTGCCTGCATCAGTTTCGCACACTGCTTCCTCAACTTCAAAGGCTTCTCCGCGATTCAATCGCACAGAATCGCGCACAATCTGTGGTGCAAAGGCAGGAAAGTGCTGGCGCTGCTGATACAGAACAGGGTTTCGGAGGCCTTCGCGGTGGATATCCACCCCGGGGCGAGGATCGGGAGCGGTATCCTTCTCGATCACGCGACGGGGGTGGTGATCGGGGAGACGGCGGTGATTGGGAACAATGTGTCGATCCTGCATAACGTGACGCTGGGCGGGACGGGCAAGGCGAGCGGTGATAGGCACCCGAAGATCGGGGATGGGGTCCTGATTGGGGCGGGGACTTGTGTGCTGGGCAATGTGAGGATCGAGGAGGGGGCGAGGATTGGGGCGGGATCGGTTGTGCTGAAGCAGGTGCCGGCGAGGAGCACAGCGGTTGGGAATCCGGCGAGATTGATCGGAGGGCGGCTGGAGAAGACGCCGAGCTTAACCATGGATCAGACCTCGCATTCTGAATGGTCTAATTATGTTatatagaagaagaagaagaagagtaaGTGTTGTTAGCAGAGGTGTTTCTTGCTCTTAATCTAATATAcatggtgtgtgtgtgtgtgcaacTTTTTGGCTATTACTACTATGATTAGATATTACTACTCATTTGTGTGACTGAGTTGTTTATGTATAATgtttgaggttttatttttgtaagaaAAAAGGTAGAATCCTCTTTGGTTAATTTGCGTGTTTGCTTAGCTGAAGAAGCAAAAAAAGCAGAGTCAAATAAGTGAAACAGAGCAACTCTTGTTCATGCTCTGTTCttacatactactactacataaatttgatttgagtGAATGAAGGTAGATAAAATTTCCATAATATATGAATCTAAAACCCTCCATaaaaaacataagaaaataaagaaataaattttgattgattgagCAAAATTGAAGAGTAGAATATTGATCGTCAACAAGATCCTAGATATGCCACTCGCAGAATAAGTAATAATTTCGCATAATTAACCTTTAGAAAATTAGTTTCAATATACAGACTGCGACTCCAATAGAGGCTTAACCGGTGCCAGACCAAGACAAAGAAGAAACAGAGTAAACATGGAGCCATTTTGGattggagaaaaagaaagacaaacgatgaagtagtaatttttaaccTAATGCAAATTGACGTGTTTTTAGGAGAATTTTGGGGATACTTAACgttaaattcatattaattctaattatttattttcatagatattttttcttttttaagcttcttacttttataaaatttgaataatggTAGTActaaatcaacataaaactTCTTCTTATATAATATGAATGGTTATAATGGGTCTccgttaggttgagattttttagcttaattgagaattgagatacatattcagccactcattcataatattttcaaaatgtcAACTGCAAATAGATTATGTCAACTCGGGGGTATTATCGTGAATAGCatgcacatcaaatgtcaacagcccgcacatcaaatgtcaacaacttatagttgacattatatgtgtaaagttgacatgaattgtatacgTAGTTGACGACGGTTAACCGCGGAACCGTAACtgacggttccggttccgaaccggaactgTGAGATTTaaatcgaaccgaaaccgtcacTTTTTggaaccgtggttcggtttAGGTTCTAAAATTTCGGAACTGAAACCGTGCCGGAATCGCCGGTTCCGGCCGGTTCTAGAccggaaccgcaaaaaaccACCAAAAAACCGTGGAACCGCCACTGGAAAatcggcggttccgaaccgtaaccgtaaccgccggttttgaAACCGAAACCATAACCGCGAAACACCctcgcggttcggttccggttcaacaatttctaAAACCGGAACTGACGGTTCCGAATCGTAACCGCTGGTTCCAGAACCATGGGCATCAGTGTAgctgacatgaattgtatatgtagttgacattataggggattgatcaattgctaactcatcatttaattgctacgtacaactaatttaatgccataagattttagaaaacgtgtggtctacaatttgccacgtgtaatttttattttttattaattaaatcgaaaaaagataaaaaaaaaactccaaattagggtttgggatgaaaatgtcaatatagtgttccgaaaatatcaacacaatgctttaagaatgttaacccattgcttatattgacattttacatgtattatattgacgtattttatatagtatatgacATTTCTGCATttgaagatttaaaaaaattaaaaaattttaattttttttccaaattttgacgtcggaacatatgcatgtagcatatcgttggaatccttataaattatctttaatttgatatatgttatatgaatttaaagttttgggatttcttttaaaagttagttataactaattttgtagttaattgacattaatacccatattgataatttttggaattaattctatggccttattgacgttttttgttaatcgtattgacatttcaggTTGATGAtgtaggcctttaatttgaatatataataactattatttagttgtagttagcaattaagtgttgagttagcaatataacactcccctgacgttatatgtgtgtagttgacatgaattgtgtatgtagttgacaaaaaaaaatttaaaaaaattaaaagttaaaaaaagtatttattgaataaaatgtaccaTAAAATTACCATACTGCCCTTtcatcataattaattaatctaattttttttttccatgtgCCAATTCTGGACCAcccatttaataaaaatgagtggctgataatgcatctcaattcttAATTAGGCTAAAAAATCttaattgatcacaatcctttaataattaaaattacaaatattatatataaatatgaattgaataaattaactagttattaatttaatggaCAAATAGATATATCTAGATTTTGTAACAAAAATATCTAGATGTCTATGAAAAAagtctaaatatatatacaagatTATATTAGAAAATTCTATAATAAGAAAACAAGACCTATAAATATGTGGATGTATGTAAACCATATATAACAAGCTAAAATGCTTATAAATACTAACATTTGCGAATATATATTGGATATAATTTTGTCCGCATATTTATAGACGCATGAACAAACAATATAGTGTTATAGGAACATTTGCAAAAACCCAAGTTATTACACATTGCATAGGCGGAATACCGGCCAAAGTATTAAATActggagtattaatttaatttacatgAAGCAAATGATTAGGCTTTGAACAAATGGTTGTTTCATTAAGTTATCTTAGTCATCGATATCACATAGTTATCTTAGCAATTAATATTGCATATATGAGGGTTCGCTCCTTATTTATGGTGTGGATTGTCATTATTTCATATCAGTCCCAATTCCAAGAAAACATGCATATCTTAGATGTTTTCTCTACCAATGTAGAATAATGAAAAAGATgtgttatttcttttcttcccaTGTTTTGTTACCTTCTcttgttatttgaataaaaatttatagcaAAATGATATTTAGGTGAGTAAGATAACTcgcaaaatattttgttatcgTTACAACAATCAATGGCGGAAAGTGACAACTAGCTTAACTTAAACTAAGACGGTTGAAAGAGTTGGTTTGTGAGGTGAGCGAGCTAATATAAATAGTTTGTAAAACTTGAAAACTTCGAATAAAATATTCTTCTTCATTCAATAGTTTGTAAAACTTGAAAACttgaataaaacataaatatcttaaaactattattatatttttacattttagcACTGAATTATTTAAGGTTTTATTTCCATTACTGAGGATAAACATTGTACCGGAGATATCACGAGTTTCTTTGAAGGAGTCCTTCAGTACGACGGCCAACGACTCATGTCAAAAATGCACATAGTAGACCAAACGCAAATTCGAAAGGACTCATCCTCATACTTTCCTTCACCACCTTGTGATTTTTGAGCATTTTACACGTCATCCaacatgttttaaaatatgattatttgaGTGTAACTTACATAAACTTTCAAACATAATGCTTTGAactaaaattgtaaaatgatCACAAATATATTTGAACCACAAATTATGTTTAGTATTAAAATgaatactaattaatatatagaGTACAAATTGTATTAAGTGTATTTTGATGTGACCCCAATTTTACTTGCACACAAATGGAACTCAATTCTAGTGGCTAGTGGGGTATCCGGCCCAAAATCTGCCTACATAGTCTATCGGACCAGCCTCGAGCTAAATTTGGATGGGTCGGCCTGGCTAAGTTGACTCCTTGAATCTCAACTAAAGATTCATTGTTAAATTGAAACTAGCAATACTACTCGAACAAGATCGTTGATTGCTAGTTCTGGAGTGTCGGCTACAAGTCGAACTATAATCAGAACCGTGAACTAGGCGGTCCTATTTAGGTTAGAGCATTCACAGTGGGGCACCCTATAGTCCGCCCGATAGAGCGCCCTATCCTCcaccacatcagcattttatcctcctacCCATCCACCTGCAGTGGGATGCCCAAAAGCCTGCCCTATACTTCGCCCTAtagcattttatttatcttttatatttatttgactttttattatatttgaatatataataaaattgtaacacaaatttttttaagtgaattacattttattgaaAGAGCACAATacaaaatacttataaaaaacTACAATTTCAGTGGCGGTTACGTGACCAAATTTCTTCAACCATGTCGGACATGAGCCGAGCATGGTCTTGTTGGTTGCGCATTGACGCCCAGTGGCAGACGCAAAAATGAAAGGGGGTAGGGGCtaaattctcaatttttaccttaaaaataaatttgtatgtAATTTAGATTATGAATAGGggcttttatataataatgtgtATAGAATATGAATACATTTagaacttaaaaaaaaaaacatttaaaaactGAATTCATTAGGGGTTAAAGCCCCTCCCCCATTGTGTGTAGGCCCGCCAATGTTGACGCTTGTGCCGCTAAAACCTCATTGTAGCCCATCGGTAATCCTCGAACGTGGGGCGGAGTCGCCGTGCTAGATCCAGCTTCATCATCGCCCCAATCGATGACTCTTCCACATTCGTGCttgactatcatgttatgcaagatgatgcacgcatacatgacatCAGCGATGACTTCCTTGTACCAGAAACGCGCCGGACCCTTCACTATTGCCCACTGCGCTTGGAGTATATCAAAtgcccgctccacatccttccaCGCAGCCTCCTGCCATTGCGCAAATAAATCTCGGTGACGATCCGTTGGGCAGCTGATCGTCCTCAAAAATACAGGCCACTTCGGGTATATGTCATCGGCcaagtagtaccccatatgatgCTTGCGGCCGTTTGCAGTGAACTCGATGGCCGGGCCATTGTCGTTGCATTGCTCGGTGAAGAGATACGATGAGTTcaggacgttgatgtcgttgttcgatcCCGCCACACCAAAGTAAGTATGCCAGATCCAAAGCCGATAGTCAGCGATGgcttcgaggatcatcgtcgggtggCTGCCCTTGTATCCACTAGTAAATTGGCCTCATTACGCTGttggacaattcttccactcccagtgcatacaatctatgctctCTAGCATTCCAGGAAAGCCGTGCACCGTCTCGTGCATGTTCACATGGCCTGGAAATCTTCAGTAGTCGGCTTTCGCAAATATGTGTTGTGGAAAGCCTCTACAACTCCCTTGCAAAATTTCATCAGGCACTCGTGGCCTGTTGTCTCCCAGACgtgaaggtactcgtcgaacatgtccgCCGTGgtgccgtaggccaactgtcggatcgcaaccgtgcacttctGCAACGGCGTAAATCCGTGTCTGCCGATGCCATCTTCCCGATACTGGAAGTATTGATCACATGCCTCCAATGTGTGGACAATGCGGAGAAAAAGATCCCGCCATATTTTAAACCGGCAGGCCCCACCGTGGTTCCTCGGTAAAATAGTCTGTGAACAGAACTTGGTGAGCTAAGTCGTGCTCGCGGCGGACAAACGTCCGACGTCGAATCGGCCTCTGGATCTGCTCCGCTTGGACTTGCTTCGCCACTTCATGCTCGCGCTCCATTTCGGCTAAGCACTCCGCCACagtgatacgctcggattttgtacggttttaaggccattacttggtccgtttttaatgtcaaaggTGCATTACATGttcattatttgtatattttatctattttggtattttgacatgttttgtgagaaatgtgcatatttgagcctaaaaagggAGTGAAAACGCGAAGTAGGAAATCTGGAGCTTCttcggcgaccgccgcaacacttccggcgaccgccggcgctcAGCGAAGACAAAGAcacgcccggcgaccgccacaAGGAGTCAGAAGCTACTGGACTACGCGCGGCGACCgctggccaaggtgcggcTGCTCGCCACAAAAACGCGGCGCGCAACAGCtgtcttcaaactcaatttgcTGGAGATCCAGAAGTTCGATCGGGGCTTTCTACACACCATTATCTTCGTCTTGAAAATAGCTTCAAGATGGTATAAGAATCActtcaatcggagttctgtggagagagttatgACCGTTCTACCAAAGACGCGCAAAGCTGCCAGCTGCAGTCTATGcggaaaattgaaaaaggaaagaagatcttaccttgtgaagccaaatcttttccttctactatggggaacgaaaattacatatttcctaatgcttggaggagacttattaccaaatttaaatcattcTAAATCCTATATATTACCCCATAACctcattcatagaattcaaCCCTTCCTTAGCCCCCAAAAGGGGAGCTTTCATAGCTCCAcctccaaccctaatctttcatcttctttttgccaattacttccatagcataaatttgagagttcttcattgtgaaaggggttggagaaagaagcaagaacatcaagaacgacaaggattcaacctacgggttttatttgctttagttttatgttccaattgttttcaCTCCAATCTATGtctttagcttattcaattatgtctaactaaattcataggattctttggatgtgttagtaacttttattggtttatacaattcctttttctatttaatattcgttttgtttttactttgtttcttccctaagtagttttgatgctgcatgattgagtgacacaatcttgcaTGATtcaatataacttgcttcataactgtgacagagttctagcgagttagattcacttagtagacactacagttagcttcccttaaaacggcactgttaattgagagtgaggacttttcaagggtcttaggagctttatggagttacgtgttaggattgacaaccctaatcttgtaatcaacgtttgcatcgcatgagcataagctaggtgactcgtcctttcaaagtataaactgtgctagggtattgtagttggaatttgtataaccataactgtgaacgcacatccatggaattctcttatctctcatattttatctttgtgatttaattgcatttagttgtttgattgcttttaattgttttactttcaaaaacccaaaacttctcttgtttctctagatagtatttgacgcttagtacataatagccagttgcaattatattccccgtgttcgatatcccggtactgacctttagctatactagatctaccctgtatacttgcaggtatttttattggtaataaaaagtgcatcacacATCCTCATGAACGCAATCGAATAAGGCCCGAGTAATGCCCTCCGAGGTACTCCAGTCGTCGTCGggtctcatttttttagtgaGAGAAAGATTGGTGTGTGGGGAAAAGAGAATTTTTTACTCTGGGCTGCTGCTGACCTCATGGAGCCTCCCGTAATGAGCCCGGAATAAGCTAACGCAAGTACTCNNNNNNNNNNGTTAGTTTGTTGATTTACGTTAATTtagtgtttctattttatactCTCTATTCTcttctttgtgatttaattgcatttagttgtttgctttgcttttaattgtttttactttcaaaaacccaaaacttctcttgtttctctagatagtatttgacgcttagtacataatagccagttgcaattatattccccgtgttcgatatcccggtactgacctttagctatactagatctaccctgtatacttgcaggtatttttattggtaataaaaagtgcatcacacATCCTCATGAACGCAATCGAATAAGGCCCGAGTAATGCCCTCCGAGGTACTCCAGTCGTCGTCGggtctcatttttttagtgaGAGAAAGATTGGTGTGTGGGGAAAAGAGAATTGATGAGAGATGGGAGAGAAAAGTGTGGAAAATGGAATGAGAAATGTGAGGTATATAtagatatgaaattaaaaaaataataaaaaaaggaaaacgcgTTGCATCGTCCGCGTGACCCGCAAAGGGACGGACGATATCGCGGACGATGCGTGTTCCGACGCCTTCGTCTGCAGACGATGCATCGGGCATCCTCCGCGAAGCTACAATGGCGGATGATAGAATGCCCGATGCATCGGGCGGACTATCGTCCACcccactgtggatgctctaagctAATTGCTTAGGGTTTATGGTTTTGTCGcaacattaaaatgaaaattattatatacattATCAAATAACACGGGCTTAGGgtttttttaacattaaaatgaaaattattatatacattttcaaataactcattaaatgaaaaaaacaaaggtATAATGTATATTCTCTCCATCTTAAATGTTGTTcagttttgccattttgacCCTTCAGTGAAAGATTGTCCACTTTGATTTTCTTACATTTTAGTAAATAGACTCCACTTTCCATTATCTCATTACAATCATATTCAATTtcgcatttcttaaaacccgttcTGAGTTAAAATGGACAATAATTGGCAaacagatggagtactatttaggAGACAATTTGCTACAAACACAACCacattaaaatgagaaaaactATATTCAGACTGACAACTATCTATGTCACTCAATATAACTATTCATGAAAAGTGGTATACCGTTATAGTATATCACTATCTCCACTAGAGAATGATCTTATGCACATTCGGATGAGGACACAAACACGTTTTGACCATTTACCATGTATTTCAAGAAGATCTAACCCAAAACTATAATTATAcaacaatactttaaaattgaaCTAAATCataccattaaaaaaaatgcacagGTGCCACTGGTCGGATATTTATATCAAGTTCATTGAATAATTCCCTTGTTGCAACAATCATTCATTGATCCACAGGAACACTTCTTATAGGAGGAGGATACTTGAATAACGAACAAACAACATGTTATAACTACAGTTGCGCAATTTGTGGAAACCCTTTTTTAGTTCAAGAGACAAGTCACCATTTCAAGACAAAATTCAATTCTTGGATTGAATGCAAGCATTGCAACATGACGTTCATATTATAGGTGTTTCCCAAATTCATTAATCCGGCAGAATGACCCCGAATCCAAGTGTTTACAACAATTACATCAACTTTTTTACGACCaccttttttataatttccatAAAGGACGAAAGCTTTTCCATAGACCTTACCAACTCTTAAAGCACTGATAAAATAGTAGGAGAACCAAAGTTATGCCTTCTTTAGCAAAGCAGGCTCAACATTCCGACATTCCGAGGAGTTCTCACTCAACTGGAAAACCTTTTGCTTTCCATTTTCTTTAGTCTCCAGCGAATCCTTATGGAATGTAGATCTAAGATGCTTCTTAAAATCACTTGGATTTAGGCTTCCACAACCATCAACAGAGGCATACACATTGGAACGATTGCCAAACTTGCTATAGTCAGAACAAAACAGCCTCTCTTCCTTCAAGATTACAAAAGACTTTAAATGCAGATGCAGTGAAGGAACGCGGTGTAACTGGAAGAATCACCTAACAATACTAAAGATCTAAACCATCGATAGATGTTAAGAGATTAATTAAAGACAAAACTCTAAACATAATTGACCGATAAAATGTGTTAGGTTGGTCCGGTGAAATCACCTAGACGTAGTAACCTTCACAGTTTTGAATAATAGAATCAACCACATAAGTTATTCGATTGATCAATAACAAATGGATCGATGTTGTCAGCAAGTGGTTGAATATGTCTTATATGTATGCATACAAATGTGAACTAAATTCTTATT harbors:
- the LOC125217789 gene encoding uncharacterized protein LOC125217789, which translates into the protein MILEAIADYRLWIWHTYFGVAGSNNDINVLNSSYLFTEQCNDNGPAIEFTANGRKHHMGYYLADDIYPKWPVFLRTISCPTDRHRDLFAQWQEAAWKDVERAFDILQAQWAIVKGPARFWYKEVIADVMYACIILHNMIVKHECGRVIDWGDDEAGSSTATPPHVRGLPMGYNEVLAAQASTLAGLHTMGEGL
- the LOC125185501 gene encoding serine acetyltransferase 1, chloroplastic-like, coding for MKALSLSISVSFSTATPSALNKSLSPSTILLSLSSRFFSSPLFPPHNRSMATCVHSSTATTTPPRTAQSVDTYAICCRPNFADRVQPKTVLVADLWLRMREEARLDIEQEPILSSYYYTSILCHDSIESALASHLSIKLSNHSLPSGILHDLILGILVENGEIIRAVVDDLRAVKERDPACISFAHCFLNFKGFSAIQSHRIAHNLWCKGRKVLALLIQNRVSEAFAVDIHPGARIGSGILLDHATGVVIGETAVIGNNVSILHNVTLGGTGKASGDRHPKIGDGVLIGAGTCVLGNVRIEEGARIGAGSVVLKQVPARSTAVGNPARLIGGRLEKTPSLTMDQTSHSEWSNYVI